The Paenibacillus polymyxa M1 DNA segment TTAACGCTTAATTTTATTTCCCGAAAATATCGTTTAGTTTTGTACCGACCACTTCCTTTATGGTAGAAGCCATTTTGCATTTTTAAGCGTGCAGCGGAATTTACAATGCTTATCCGGTACGACAGCGACATCCGATAAAAAGGAAAGTTTGAAAGTTAGCGTGATTAAATTTTTATTGCCCTGCAACCGCCGGTGTAGTATTCTACATCCTGAGTATTTTAACCACTTCATTACCGAACCTCAGGGGGAAGACATCATGATGCTTCGAACACGCACGAGACGATTCGCCGCGCTTATCGCGGCGGCAGTAACCTTCACTACACTAGTCCCAGGACTCCCGGCAAGCGCGGACGCAAGCCCGAACCCGATGGAGGGGATCGTGCTCACGAAGCATGAACGACTCGGTCCCGAAGGGTTTGGGACCATCAGCTATGAGGATGGGATCTTCTACCTCACTGGAAAGAACAACCGTGCGTACTCCGACGACGGTGGGTCGAGCTGGAAGAAGCTGTACGGCAATAACGCCCAGATGGACACGGCCGGCGACGGCAACGGGAATTTCCTCACCGTCGTCGGTTCTGGCGGATATATTCGCTGGGATACGACCACACGGGCATTGGAATCGTTCGAAAAAACCATCTACTACCCGGGATTTAAGCCGTCCATGCCAAGCGTGGCCTACTTCAAGGGGTCTTTTTATGCGGCAGGCTACGAGACGGCCACGATGCCGCAGCTCGGCAGAATCTTCAAGCTGAACGACGACGGCGAATCCTGGGAACACATCGCGGTGCAAGGTCCTGCGCTGGAGAACAAGCGGTTCAATAAAATCAGAACGAACGGAACCACGATGGTCGCCGTCGGGGAGTACGGTCTGATCGCGACCTCGACGGACGGCGTCACGTGGACCCAAAGAGAATCCGGGTCGAGTCAGCACTTGGTGGACGTCACGGTCCCGGCCGACGGAAGCCCTATCATGGCCGTGGGCATGTACAATACGATCACGATCTCCGAAGACGGCGGGGAAACTTGGCAAGCGTATGGCTTCAAATATGATGACCCGGATATTTACAGCGTTACTTATGCACGCGGGTATTACGTCATCTCCAATGAATACGGAAAAATCCTTTACTCAACCGATGCTCGGAATTGGTCGGAATTCAATCACGGCTTCGGAAGAATAGGGATTAACGCCATTAATATCGACCTGCCGGGGCAGATGGTGCTTGTCAGCGGAGGTGGCTTGGTATATTCCGTAAGTAAGGCTACTACCTCTACAGCGTTAGCAAGCAGCGCGAATCCGGCTTCGGTCGAACAAGAAGTCGTCTTTACGGCAACCGTGTCGAAGCCGTCGAATTCCCCGGTGACGGCCGCGCCGACGGGGACGGTTACGTTCAAGAACGGCGAATCGGTACTGGGCAGCGCTCCGCTCACGGTAGGACAGGCGACTTATTCCGTGTCGGATTTAAGCATCGGGACGCATCAAATTACTGCGGTATACAGCGGCGATGGAGCGTTTGGGACAAGCGCCTCCGCTCCGCTTGGTCAAGTCGTGACCGACGCAGTGCCGAAGAAGTCCACGACCACGACCGTGACGAGTACGCGAAATCCGTCTACGGTGGGTCAGTCCGTCACGATTCACGCGACGGTAACGGGACCCTCCGGTACGCCGACAGGTACCTTGACCTTCAAGGATGGCGACACGGTGTTGGATGCCGTACCGATGACGGTAGGCGCGGCAACCTACTCGACGACGCAGTTCATGGTAGGCGTGCATCCCATTACTGTGACGTACAGCGGAGACGTTCAGTTCGAAGGCAGCACCTCCGCCACGCTCCATCAGACGGTAAACGCCGACGATTCCGGCAACTCCGATAACGGGTCCGGCGGAAGCGGCGGCGGAAGTGGCGGTGGAAGCGACCCGACGACGGGAACGACCCCGACGGCGCAGCCAACGACGCCGGAACAGCCGGATGCGCAGAAGCCGGAAGGAAACGGGGAAATCCCCCAAGACCCGAACGATATTTTCAGAAGCCAAGTCGTTCGTGCGGACAGCAACGTCATTGCCGGCGTTCAAGCGAGAACGGCAGAAATCTTAGAAAACGGCGGACAATTCGCGTCGATTCAATACAACGATCTCGGGGATCACTGGTCTATCCCGAACGTCGAGAAGCTGACTAAGCTCGGCGTCATCCACGGGTACCCTACCGGTGGCTTCGAGCCCGATGCGGTCATTACGCGGGCCGAATTCGCGGCGATGATCGACAGGGGCTTCGTGGATATGGCTAGTAGAAAAGTTGAGATCAATGAGGAAGATTTCGCGGCCTTCAGCGATATCGAGGGGCATTGGTCTTCCGATAACTTAAAGCAGCTTGTAGCGGTCGGCGTTATGACGGGATACGAGGACGGCACGATCCGTCCGGAGAAGTTGATAACGCGCCAAGAGATGGCCCTCATGATCACTCGAGTACTGAATGCATATATTTTGAACCGCGATACATCTGATGTAGCGTTTAGCGATTTGGACGGCGCGTACGGCGCGGAGGCGATTAAGAAGGCTGCGGCACTGGGCATCTTCACTGGGAAGACGAAACAGCGCTTCGACCCGTTTGCGGGTGCGACGCGCGCCGAGTCCCTCCAGACGATCATCAACACTTATACGTTAAGCCCAGCCATCAAGGAAGCATTGGACAGCTTGAGTTGATGTCGGGCGTCTATAACATAAACCGATAGGACGACCCAAATATATAAAACCAGCGGCAGTCAAGGACCTGAAAATAAAGTCTTAGACTGCCGCTGGTTTATTGAACTAACGTTCTCTGTTAATTCGACCATATCTGGCGCACGGGTCAGCACTTTCCGATGCGACTTGCCGAGAATCCTCTGATATTCCTCGAATCTTCGTTCGATGAAATGTTGAAAAACCGCTCTGTAAACGGGCGGTTTTCTTATCTTGCATGAATGCTTCTAACGGCTCCAGAGTCGAGAACGTCTTCTTTGCATCCTTCTTCCGTTGCTCATCATAGAGTTTGGTTAACTCTACGAATGATTCAGCTTTAATCTTCGTATAACTCGATTTGGTGTATCTGATTATGTACGTCTTTTGCCCTTCCTCTTCAACCCATTCGTAAACGACGTCATATTTGTCCCTCAAATTCTTCAAATGAAGTGCCCGGCGCAACACTGCATAGTGTTCTTCAATGGCTTCATCGCATTCCTCCATAATCTTCTCGTATGCGCAGCCAACTCGCATCATAATCTCTAATGCCCGTTCATCGCCGTATCTCGCGAGAAATTCCTTCAACGAAACCAGCGCATATAGCGTTATTTGTTCCTTGTCATTCGGATTTCTGTATTCATAACAGCCTACAACCAAATTGCGGTCGGTCATTTCCTCCTTACTGAATTGCATCTTAAACAAATACTCGAGTGTCTTCTGCTTCATAACGGTTTCCAACATCTGTTCTTTATCAATCCTGATGCCCGTTGTCACCCACGGAAACGGTAGTTGGCCGTTACTTTCACGCGGTATGCTACCCCTAATATTCAAAATCGGCAAACCCGTAGCAATTGCGTACGACCTGTTATATCCTTCGTCCGCGAATATTTCCTGTTCTTCTCGCATGTGTCCTGCCCCTCCTTTTAGTACCAAGTTCCATTCGGCGCGAAGTGCCACCAGTTGTCTGCGAAGTGAATCTCCGCTCGATTGTATCATATGAGAACCATAAGTTCATCTAATGGTTGCATTATCCTGCCCGTTGGCTAATGCCGGCTGCCAGTCTACAACTTTATTTTTCAGTCTAACACTTTATTTTCACAGAACAGCGGTAACACGGCTCTCTGGCAGTCGCCTTAATTAAAGGCGGCTTACAAGGTGGGCTTTAAGAGGAAATACTTCTGCATAAATGCTTGTATTAATGTCGGTGTACATATTTTTCATAGATTAAGGTAATGATAGAAAAAAAATTATGGGAGTGAGCATGAGATGTTTAAAGACTGGGTGTACAATATACCTTCTTTGAGACACTGGCTAAGTAAGTTGCCTTCCTTACCTTATCCATTAAAAGCATTGTTGATTGTAGTGGTTGGAATTATGCTGTTTCGTCTTGCTGGAAAAAGATCGCTCGCAGAAATGACAGTGGCGAAGCCGTCATAAGAATAGCCATAGGTACGGTACTTATCCAACCCCTTGGTATGAAAAATGAGTGGGAGGCAATTTATGGAGGCACTCTGCTCATTATTGTAGTTATAATCATAACGAAAATGATGCAATACATACCGAAATTTAGGGATCTTATGATCGGCGTCCCTTCCGTAGTTATTAAAGACGGTGAAATGATGCTGAAGGAGATTAAAAAGGCCAAGTTAACCACTGGTGAGGTGGAAGTTAGCCTACGACAAAACAAAGTCGGTAATATAAAAGATGTAGATTTGGCTATTTTCGAATCAAACGGTAAATTATCGACTATTCTAAATAATGAGCAAGCTGCGGCAACAAAGAAGGACATCCAGATGACCCTGGATGTCCTAGCCAACAATGGTTTTCGCATTCCTGAAGAAAAAATTACCGAAGGGAAAACAGCACCATTATTTGAAAGAAGCTTATAAGGAGGCTGAAAAAGTTGATAACATACCAAATCAGTATTGAGTTTGACTCATATTTTTTTCTGCTGACTGGTTATGTAAACAGCTTACTATAAGGTATCCGAGAAATCCAGGCAGGTACGTGTAAAAAAGTTTCCAGATCGATACTAGCATACTTCGTCAGAATTATCTTAACGCAAGAATTTATTATAATAGTGCTGATCGCCAGCTTTCTGTATCCCATGAAAAATCTGATTGGCCTTTTAACACGTTTAGCCTTGTTCGGAATGATGGCCTACACTCTGTTTTCAGGCTCTATTCCGAATTGGGGGGATAAATTATTGCAATGGTCATATTGTCCTTGCCTATCCTCATAAATTTGTTGGTTAGATTCCTGAAAATGAAAATAATAAAGGCTTAAACCGTCCTTTCAACAGGACATTTTTTTTTCAACACATAACAAACTAAATGTCTGCTTTAAATACTCTCTTATATCAAATTTCAACTTACAAAAATCACTTATATTATTATTCAACTGTATATCAATCTTCTCATTTATTCTAAGTCCAGCTGATCGACTCAACAGCTGCCGTTAGATCTACAATGCCAGGGGTCGTGTAGATCATTGTCATCTAAATCCCATCTTCCTTGTAGTGTCCCATTAATATGGTCACTTGCTGTAAATCATTCCCGCACTAATTAAATAATGGCCAAACGTGTGTCTTAGCGCATGCAAAGTTAGATGTTCAATCCGCGTTCTATTCCGGTAATTCTCCACAATATGCTGTGCACCGCGATCGGACAATTTCTTCGATCGCTGAGAAACAAAGAAATAAGGACAAATTCATATTCTATGACCATTTCGAAGCGCAGTTCAGAAATTTTAGAAAACAGGCAACTAGGTGCTTGATGCTATAGAAATTTTTAAATTTTGCATATTGTCAGCAGAAAATAATGTTTTAGACTGTCGGTGCTTCATTAAATTAACGCACAGAATACCACGGAAATTAAACGTGAAAATTGAGAAGGTATAGAAAAATAAATTGAGACAGTAAATGATTAATAAACGAATCCATCAGGGGACTAACGTAAGATGAGTGTGCGGGCGTTCAGCGAATAACCGCTAGAGGGATGACGGCGCAGCATCGACTTCAAACTTACGATCATGGCCAGTAGGACAACGGACGCTGCTCGGCTAGTCGACTTTCGGACGCTCATGTTCAGTATCCGGCATGTTGAACCTTCGCCGCCATTATATGATGAAGACTTTGACAACGAATAACGGACTATATAATGGAATGCGTGGTTACTGGGTATATTAAGCCTGTATGACATTAGGAGGTCGATATCATAAAAGAACAGAAGAGGCAACAAGCGATAGTAGAAGGCGGACGTAACGAAGGGATGCATGGTCGTGGAATCAAATAAATATCAAAATATCCGAGATCAAATTAAAAATGGAGATTTTCTAATTTGTAGTGGTAACGGACCAATGAGTGAATTAATAAAAAAAGTAACCAATTCTCCTTATAGTCACGTTGCTTTTATTATGTGGTTCCACGATCGCCTTATGGTTCTAGAGAGTGTTGAAACAATCGGCGTGCGCATGGTGCCGTTATCATCCTATGTACAAAATTATAACAATACAAATAAACCTTATGATGGGGATGTATTTATCGGTAGACATAATACTCTTTCTCATCTATTGCTTAGTCAAAATACAGAAAAAACTACTACGTTACGTATAATGCAACGCGCCCTAGATTTACTGGGAAAAAAATATGGAACAAAAGATTTAGCGAAGATTGCATTAAGACTTACTGTTGGTTTAGGTAGACGAGAAGATGACGATGAATACATCTGTTCTGAATATGTCGCAGAGTGCCTTAGCCCTGGAGGAATATCTTTTACAAACATTGGAGGGTTTATTGTTCCGAAGCATATAGCGGAGGATCCAATGGTAAATGTGTGGAGTAGAATCAGCGTACGTTAAATATTCCTCCTTAATTTAGGCTTTGTCCAGGAATAATAACATCTTCAATGGGTACCATATGGAAAAACCGAACTTATGAATTGGAGTCGTGACCATGATGGTAATCATTGGCGTATTGTTGAGCAGACCCTAGATATTGGGCTGTGTTATTTTTTGTTTTTTTAAGTTCCCTTTCTTGCTGTCGCTGGCTACTTTTGATTTCGCTCCGTCAGTCAGCAGCATTTCATAACACAATTTTGCCAGCGCCAGTGCTGCATTCGTACCTACAGCAGACGGAGTATATCCTTCGCTTGATCCCATTGGCTCTGCCAAAATGTACGCAAAGATCCCGAACTGCTTCCCTACTGCCAAAAATGCGATTCACGCGGCGGGCTGGAAGCGGTTCGGTTGAATGAACCTTATGTATACCTGTGTCATTTCAATATTATTGATATCGCCATTCCCATCACCATTGATGGGAAATACATTGGAGCCGTGATGGCAGGGCAAGTTAAACTTGCAGATCCGGACAAAGGCACCCATCTGGAACAGATCGTCTCTTCCAAAAATGTGCCCATGCATGAAGCGAAGCTGCAGGAACTGCAGGACGATTATGAACAGCTGCCTGTCATGACCTATGAAGAGATTGTAAAAATCTCCAACATGCTGTCCCCGCTGTGCAACTATATTGTAGAGGAAGCTCTCAATAAAAACTTGCTGGTGGAGATGTTCGAGAAGGCTTCCGGCTCCCAGGAATCCGTTAATCTATCCACGATTTTGCCTGGGTACTCCATTCGCAATATTGAATCCATCAAAAAGGAAATGACCAATGCGATTGCGGATGCCTATCTCAAAAACTGCCCAAGCGATAATGCATGTACCAGCCCTGCGTTACAGCCTGCTTTTGAATATATTCACAGTCACAAGAGTGAGCAGGTGACATTGAAACACATGGCAGATCTATGCCACCTTAGTCCAAGCTATTTCAGCAGACTATCTGCCAAGGAAACCGGGGAGAATTTCACAACCTATCTGGCCAAGCTCAAAATCAAGTGGGCCAAGCAATTGCTGGAGGTTACCGACATGCCGATCTCACAGATCAGTGATGAGCTGGGTTTTAACGAATCAGGGTACTTTATCAAAATTTTCAAAAAATTCGAAGAGATCACGCCTGCCCTATATCGCAAATACATTCAAGAGCAATCTGTCACCTAGTCTGACTATTTCATCTGTTCCTGAACCCAGATCGCAGAACCGGCCAGCATCTCCATCAATCCGTTAAAGTGAGGCGCTACCTCCTGAAATGGATAATCTCCTGCATAGTCGTGGATAAGCATCAGAACTTTACCCGAATTCCGTTCCAGAACAGCAATGCTTCCTTCTCCAAAACCGCCAATCGGGAACGGATTCAGGTCTTCAGGCAGGTCGTACTCTTTCTTATACTCATGATACGCTTCCAAAAATGCAGGGTATGCCCAGTCCAATTCCTGTACGGAATAGAGCGCAGGATCACCGAAGTGGCAGGCACCGTAGTACAGCAAAAGGTCCCGGTACGACTCGGGAAGAATAACGTTGTGCTTTTTCTCAAAATCAACGATCGCCTGCTCCGATTCCCGCGTACAGCTCTTCCCCATTACGGTCTGATATGCCTGATTCAAAAGAGCCCGAATTGGTTCTAATGCCGCTGATTCCATGA contains these protein-coding regions:
- a CDS encoding glycerol dehydrogenase, whose product is MAVGKQFGIFAYILAEPMGSSEGYTPSAVGTNAALALAKLCYEMLLTDGAKSKVASDSKKGNLKKQKITQPNI
- a CDS encoding PocR ligand-binding domain-containing protein, with protein sequence MLPYCQKCDSRGGLEAVRLNEPYVYLCHFNIIDIAIPITIDGKYIGAVMAGQVKLADPDKGTHLEQIVSSKNVPMHEAKLQELQDDYEQLPVMTYEEIVKISNMLSPLCNYIVEEALNKNLLVEMFEKASGSQESVNLSTILPGYSIRNIESIKKEMTNAIADAYLKNCPSDNACTSPALQPAFEYIHSHKSEQVTLKHMADLCHLSPSYFSRLSAKETGENFTTYLAKLKIKWAKQLLEVTDMPISQISDELGFNESGYFIKIFKKFEEITPALYRKYIQEQSVT
- a CDS encoding tyrosine-type recombinase/integrase; amino-acid sequence: MCPYFFVSQRSKKLSDRGAQHIVENYRNRTRIEHLTLHALRHTFGHYLISAGMIYSK
- a CDS encoding Ig-like domain repeat protein encodes the protein MMLRTRTRRFAALIAAAVTFTTLVPGLPASADASPNPMEGIVLTKHERLGPEGFGTISYEDGIFYLTGKNNRAYSDDGGSSWKKLYGNNAQMDTAGDGNGNFLTVVGSGGYIRWDTTTRALESFEKTIYYPGFKPSMPSVAYFKGSFYAAGYETATMPQLGRIFKLNDDGESWEHIAVQGPALENKRFNKIRTNGTTMVAVGEYGLIATSTDGVTWTQRESGSSQHLVDVTVPADGSPIMAVGMYNTITISEDGGETWQAYGFKYDDPDIYSVTYARGYYVISNEYGKILYSTDARNWSEFNHGFGRIGINAINIDLPGQMVLVSGGGLVYSVSKATTSTALASSANPASVEQEVVFTATVSKPSNSPVTAAPTGTVTFKNGESVLGSAPLTVGQATYSVSDLSIGTHQITAVYSGDGAFGTSASAPLGQVVTDAVPKKSTTTTVTSTRNPSTVGQSVTIHATVTGPSGTPTGTLTFKDGDTVLDAVPMTVGAATYSTTQFMVGVHPITVTYSGDVQFEGSTSATLHQTVNADDSGNSDNGSGGSGGGSGGGSDPTTGTTPTAQPTTPEQPDAQKPEGNGEIPQDPNDIFRSQVVRADSNVIAGVQARTAEILENGGQFASIQYNDLGDHWSIPNVEKLTKLGVIHGYPTGGFEPDAVITRAEFAAMIDRGFVDMASRKVEINEEDFAAFSDIEGHWSSDNLKQLVAVGVMTGYEDGTIRPEKLITRQEMALMITRVLNAYILNRDTSDVAFSDLDGAYGAEAIKKAAALGIFTGKTKQRFDPFAGATRAESLQTIINTYTLSPAIKEALDSLS
- a CDS encoding SMI1/KNR4 family protein translates to MESAALEPIRALLNQAYQTVMGKSCTRESEQAIVDFEKKHNVILPESYRDLLLYYGACHFGDPALYSVQELDWAYPAFLEAYHEYKKEYDLPEDLNPFPIGGFGEGSIAVLERNSGKVLMLIHDYAGDYPFQEVAPHFNGLMEMLAGSAIWVQEQMK
- a CDS encoding YetF domain-containing protein — protein: MQYIPKFRDLMIGVPSVVIKDGEMMLKEIKKAKLTTGEVEVSLRQNKVGNIKDVDLAIFESNGKLSTILNNEQAAATKKDIQMTLDVLANNGFRIPEEKITEGKTAPLFERSL
- a CDS encoding YiiX/YebB-like N1pC/P60 family cysteine hydrolase, producing the protein MESNKYQNIRDQIKNGDFLICSGNGPMSELIKKVTNSPYSHVAFIMWFHDRLMVLESVETIGVRMVPLSSYVQNYNNTNKPYDGDVFIGRHNTLSHLLLSQNTEKTTTLRIMQRALDLLGKKYGTKDLAKIALRLTVGLGRREDDDEYICSEYVAECLSPGGISFTNIGGFIVPKHIAEDPMVNVWSRISVR